The DNA sequence TTTTGAGAACATAGTACATTATCTACTTTCATCGTATTTAGAGTATTTAAGCACTCGACTGTATCCAAAGGCCACCGCTGCCGTTTTACCGGCGGCGGCGACCTCAATGGAAACCATAATTATCACCAGACAGTTTATTCTTTGAACTCACCCTGAGAAGGTTTTCCATCGACTTCACCAAGAACCGTGCCCTCAAAGTCGGCAACATTACCGATGCCAGGATCTGTGCCGACGAATTTCGTCGCCTTCCCGTCGGTTTCATCCTGCGGTACCAGCTTCACTGTCATGGGGGGAACAACTTTTCCCTCTTCTGTCTTTGTCTCTTTTGTGGTTAGCGTCAGATTTTTTGCTGTAACCGCTACTGGTGTTTTCTCGTCGTTACCTATGAAAAGAATCATGCATTCATGCTTGGGATGATCCACTGTGAATTCGGCGTGATATTTTCCCAGATCAAACACCACCCCGCCATTTGGTCCTGAACCGTGTGGTGCATGTTCTTCGGTGCTGGTAGCTTCATTCTGTTTTTCGGCCTGTTGTGCAGTTTCCGTTTTCGGAGCATCGGTAGTGCCTTTGTCCGAGCAACCGGTGACGAGTAAAGCTGCCAACAGTAAGCCCAGCGATTTTGTGTACATCATTTCGTTTTCCTTTGCATGATAGAAATAGTTTACGTGTATTACATTCTTATACAGATCGCAGCAGTTCTTCATCAGAGCTTTTACTACGGACCAGTCGTTCGGCATCTTTCCCCGAGAATTTCCAGAATAAGCCGGGGTGAATAAAAAATTCGCAAAACGTTGAGGTTACCAAACCTCCTAAAATCACAGTGGCGACAGGGTATAAAATTTCTAACCCTGGTTTATTACCACCCACCACAAGAGGAATCAAAGCAATACCGGCGGTCAAGGCGGTCATCAGGACCGGAGCAAGCCTTTCCAAACTTCCCCGCAGCACCATGTTTTGACTAAACGCTTCCCCTTCTTCATCCATTAAATGAAAGTAGTGTGTCACTAACAGGATGCCGTTTCGCACAGAAATTCCCCCCAGAGATACGAATCCTACCATGCTAGCCACGGTAAGAGTCTGGTTGGTTAATACTAGTGCGAAGACACCACCAATAAAAGCAGTCGGAATGGCATTCAGGATCTGAAACGTGATCCGTGCTGACGGATAAAGCATCATGAGAACAATAAATATTCCAGCGACTGAAACTGCCGCCAGTATTGTAATCAGAAACGTAGCAGACCGTTGAGCTTCAAATTGTCCCCCAAACTCAACAAAGTAACCGGTTGGCAATGCGACCTGATCACGCACCCGTTCTTCAATTTCAGAGACTGCACTGGCGAGGTCACGTCCTGAGACATTACAACGGATTGTTTGACGGCGCCTGACGTTTTCTCGGTTGATCAAATTTGGTCCACTGGCTGAACCTGGGAAGTTGGCCACTTCTCGCAAACGTATTTGCCCCCGCCCATCGGGAAGATCAATACGTAGTTCACCCAGATTATAAGGATCTGAGCGATGCTCTTCGTTGAGTTTAATCACAAGGTCAAAACGTCTCTGACCATCTAAGACTTGCGATACTGCTTCGCCTTTCAACGCAGTCTGTACGAAGTCGGCTATGTATTCCCGACTCAGCCCAAAGAAAGCCAGCTCATCAGGTTTCAGGACTACATGTAACTCATCTACCCGTTCCTGTGGGTCGATAATGGGAGGTGTCACACCAGGTATATCAGTGATCGCATCGCGAACTTCTCCTGCCAACTCGCGCAGCTTGTCGAGGTCGTCTCCATACAGCTTAATCCCGACTTGGGCTTTCACTCCGGACAGCATATGGCTAATCAGGTGAGAAAGGGGTTGTTCCGCTTCAATCCCAACCCCTGGTACATTTGAGCGCAAATCAGAGAGTAGCGTATCCAGAAACTCGTCCCGACCATGGTCTGAGTCTGGGTTCATCGTCAAAATGTATTCACCCACGTTGACTGGCTGAGCATGTTCATCCAGCTCTGCTCGACCTGTCCTGCGAAAAAAGTGCAATACGGGACCATTCGGATTTTCTGCAGACTTCTGCAGTTTGACAAGTTGCGAATCAATCAGTGAGGATGCCTCGTTGGATGCTTTCAGCGACGATCCGCCAGGTAAAGATACATTGATTTGTACGCTTCCCTCATCAAATTTGGGAAGAAAGTCAGCTCCCAACTTTGACAATTCCCAGACACTGTAACCAACGAGTGCCCAGGTCAAAACCAATAGGATGCCTGCCCGCCGCATACTGAATCGAATCAGGAAACTCGCTCCCCATTTCAGCACTCGTAGTAACCGCCCATCCTGATGGGCATGAGTTGCCTTTGCTTGAGGCAGGAGGTAGTAAGAGAGTACCGGTGTGACAGTCAGTGAGACCAGTAAAGAAGCCAGAATTGAAACGATATAGGCAATTCCCAATGGGATAAACAAGCGACCTTCCACACCGGACAAAGCAAATAGAGGCATAAAGGCCAGGACAACGACTGCTGTCCCGAAGACGATGGCAGAGCGGATTTCTCGACTGGCTTCATACACGACCACAATGGCAGGTTTCGGATTGGGATTTAAATTGTTTTCTCCCAGGCGTCGAAAGATATTTTCCACATCCACAATGGCATCATCGACCAGTTCGCCAATGGCAACTGCAATTCCCCCCAGGGTCATTACGTTGATTGATAATTCTGTCCCAGACATGACCCCTACGATGCGAAATACCAGAGTTGTAATCACCAGCGACAATGGAATGGCTGTCAACGTGATGAATGTCGTGCGAAAATTCAGCAGAAACAAGAACAGCACGATCACGACAAGAATGGCTCCTATGACAAGCGCTTCTTCGACGTAGTAAATTCCTCGGTCAATAAAACTCTTGAGCTGAAACAGGCTGGTATTGATCACAATGTCGGCAGGTAGCGTTGATTCTGCATCACTCAAAGCAGCCATCACGTCGTCAGTCAGTTTTCTGGTGTCAGCATGTGGCTGTTTGACAATTGTAATAACCACACCGGCATGTCCATCAATACTGGCATCGCCCCGTTTGGGAGCCGGCCCTTCCACGATTTGTGCCACCTGATATAAAAGTACGGCACGGTCTCCATTCATTTTGACAGGGGCTTTTCGGAGCTCATCCAGGACGTCGCTTGTCAGAGCACCAAGACGACCAATCACCCTCACAGAACGCTCTGTCTGGCCTCCGATTATAAACCCGCCACTGGCATTCAGGTTATTTGACTGGACAGCGGCCTCAACATCCTGAAGTGATACGTTATATTCTTGCAACTTGATGGGATCAACCAGAACCTGATACTGCTTCTCATCACCGCCCATGACAATGACCTCAGCAATGCCAGTCAGCTTCAGTAGTCGCGGTCTGATTAACCAGTCCGCGGTCGTACGCAGATCCATTCGTTCTTCGAGAGGAGTCGGGAAAATAACGTCATAGGACCGTTTATTCCAGACAAATGCCACATCACGCCCAGGGTTTGTCTCATCCCATTTGGGATTCTCGACTTCAATTTTCTTCCACAAGCTGAGATCGTTTCGATTCACCGGATTCCAAACGGTCAGTTCAGGACTTGCTTCATTTCCTGTGCGTTCTGCCAGTAATCCCGTCTGCCCAACCGCAGTCAACTTTCCACCTTGTGGCCCCTTTCTGCGATGAATTCCAACATGCAGAATCTGCCCCATTATGGATGCCTGAGGTGTCATAATCGGACGGATGCCTGGTGGCATCGGTACATTTGCCAGACGCTCTGACACAATCTGTCGAGCGTACCGAGGTTCCGTCTTCCAACTGAACTCGATGTAAATGACATTCATGCCCTGACTGGATTGACTGCGGACATCTTCAACCCCGTTTGCCCCTAGGATCGCTGTTTCTATTGGATAAGTAACCAGCGTTTCGACTTCTTCAGAAGACATGCCAGGACACTCTGTTAGAATCACGACTCGAGGTCGATCAAGATCTGGGAACACATCAATAGGTAAGGTTGTCGTTAAATAACCCCCATAAGCCAGGACAACGACACAGGCGGCAAGCACCAGCGTTCGATGGGTCAGTGAGAGTCGGATGATTGAATTGAGCACGGTATTCCCCTAATTCCCTTCGTCTTCGTTCTTATGGAGACTGCCATCGGCGTGAATGTGGTAGCCTTCTGGTAAGTCGTCTCCTGATGAGGACTTCAACATACGGTTCAACTGTTCGGCAGAACTCTGTACTACAAACGAACCAGGCATGAGCGATCCATCATTCGCGATGACGGTATAGCGTCGGTCTCGTTCCAGTACTCGAACCGCCTTGCGTTGAAACGTATTGACGTTCTGGGTAAAAACAAATGCTTCAGCTCCGTCGCGGGCAACGGCATCCGTGGGAAGTACAAAGACGTTTTCGAGCTTTTCGACCCGGATCAAGATGCGGACTTTATGACCTGGACGAAACCGCCAGAGTATCTGGGTCATTCCATCTTGTTTCACAACTCTAGACTGATTTTCCAACGCCATACGAAACGCAAAGGTACGATTAATGGGATCTATGACATTTGCCAGATATTGAATCCAGAAAGTCTGATTAACGGGAGGCCAGTCTGCGATCGCGTTTTCCTGAAAGTCCACTTCAACTGGCCAACCGGCTTTGACACTTTGTTCAAGAAGTTGTGTTTCGTCTCGAAATGCCCGACCTTCTATTGCCAGCAACTGATGATTTGCCAGCAAACACAACATTTGACCGGTTCTGACTTGTTGGCCTAGATCTATTTTGCATTCCTGAACTTCAAAGGAGGGGGGGAGTCCAGTTTTACTTCCTCACCTGTCGCCTGCAGCACGACAGAGGTCCCCAATGGTTTGGATTCGCTAGCTTGAGAGGGAACGAGAATATTCAGTTCTTTGACGAAATTACCTGCAGCCACTTCGTTCAACTGATTTTGTGTAAAACTTCGACTAAGCAGTTCCTGACGATACCCTTTGATTGCCACTTTCAGTCGCGTGATTTCACTAGCGACTTCAATGATCCGGGCACCGGGGACTGCTCCTCCTGAAGATTCCAGGCGTTTCTTTTTTGCTTCGGCGAGTTTGATGTCTTGCGTATCTTTAAACAGTTTCGACTGGGTCTGTTGCAAAGACTCGCTAAGGATGCGGATCGTATAGAGCACATCCCCAGGGTGGACTGTGTCGCCTGGAAAATAATTCATTTTGTCGACCACTCCATCTACAGGAGAAACGATCCCTCGATCACTGCGACCGGGTCGATCCACTACCATGCCCGGGACCTGTAGCGTTTTCCAATAGGTCTCAGGCTGTATTGATTTGACCTGCAAGCCCAAATTGGCAATCGCCTGGTCTGATAGAATAATCTGCTCGGAAGCTGCGTTTTTCTTATCGCTTGCTTTGGTTGAAGCAGTAGAAACGTTATCCGATCTGGCGGTTTTGTTTTGTTCTAAAAGCGGCAACCAATTGTCACGCGTGAAATAGCCGGTAGCAATCAATATCGCAACGATCCCGATTGCCAGAATGGGTTTCACTATTTGAAGAAGTTTCTTCATGATTGTTCCTTTTCAGGTAAGGGAGGGACAGGAGCTAAAGGCCACTGATCTTCCAACATCAGTCCTGCAATTTCGCTGGCAGCCAGCCACATCTCGCTCATGGAGCGAATCAATTCCAGATTGGCTTCAGCTACAGATCGTTGTGCTTCCAGTACACGTAGGTACTCAAACTGTCCTCCCTGGTATGCTACCATTGAAAGTTCATAAGTTCGTTGAGCCTTCGGCAAGATTGAAACCTGGTAACGTTCAGCCCGTTCCCGTGCGGAAGCATAAGCTGAATAAGCGATCGCAAGTTGATCCATCAGTTCATTCTGTACACGCTCCGTTTGGTTCATTGCCACATTGATATTTGTTTCGGCAGACAATATGTTTCCCTGATTTTTGTTCCAAAGCGGGAGAGGAACACTAAAACCGATGTCCCAGTCATCGGACCGGTTCTGGCTCTGGCGAGTGTATCCCGTACCCACAGTAATATTGGGGATTGGTTCCACCTTGGCTCGTTGCAAGATCAAGCGGGCATGCTCAACTCCAATTTGTGCTGATCTGATTTCA is a window from the Gimesia benthica genome containing:
- a CDS encoding efflux RND transporter permease subunit, which gives rise to MLNSIIRLSLTHRTLVLAACVVVLAYGGYLTTTLPIDVFPDLDRPRVVILTECPGMSSEEVETLVTYPIETAILGANGVEDVRSQSSQGMNVIYIEFSWKTEPRYARQIVSERLANVPMPPGIRPIMTPQASIMGQILHVGIHRRKGPQGGKLTAVGQTGLLAERTGNEASPELTVWNPVNRNDLSLWKKIEVENPKWDETNPGRDVAFVWNKRSYDVIFPTPLEERMDLRTTADWLIRPRLLKLTGIAEVIVMGGDEKQYQVLVDPIKLQEYNVSLQDVEAAVQSNNLNASGGFIIGGQTERSVRVIGRLGALTSDVLDELRKAPVKMNGDRAVLLYQVAQIVEGPAPKRGDASIDGHAGVVITIVKQPHADTRKLTDDVMAALSDAESTLPADIVINTSLFQLKSFIDRGIYYVEEALVIGAILVVIVLFLFLLNFRTTFITLTAIPLSLVITTLVFRIVGVMSGTELSINVMTLGGIAVAIGELVDDAIVDVENIFRRLGENNLNPNPKPAIVVVYEASREIRSAIVFGTAVVVLAFMPLFALSGVEGRLFIPLGIAYIVSILASLLVSLTVTPVLSYYLLPQAKATHAHQDGRLLRVLKWGASFLIRFSMRRAGILLVLTWALVGYSVWELSKLGADFLPKFDEGSVQINVSLPGGSSLKASNEASSLIDSQLVKLQKSAENPNGPVLHFFRRTGRAELDEHAQPVNVGEYILTMNPDSDHGRDEFLDTLLSDLRSNVPGVGIEAEQPLSHLISHMLSGVKAQVGIKLYGDDLDKLRELAGEVRDAITDIPGVTPPIIDPQERVDELHVVLKPDELAFFGLSREYIADFVQTALKGEAVSQVLDGQRRFDLVIKLNEEHRSDPYNLGELRIDLPDGRGQIRLREVANFPGSASGPNLINRENVRRRQTIRCNVSGRDLASAVSEIEERVRDQVALPTGYFVEFGGQFEAQRSATFLITILAAVSVAGIFIVLMMLYPSARITFQILNAIPTAFIGGVFALVLTNQTLTVASMVGFVSLGGISVRNGILLVTHYFHLMDEEGEAFSQNMVLRGSLERLAPVLMTALTAGIALIPLVVGGNKPGLEILYPVATVILGGLVTSTFCEFFIHPGLFWKFSGKDAERLVRSKSSDEELLRSV
- a CDS encoding HlyD family secretion protein, which encodes MKKLLQIVKPILAIGIVAILIATGYFTRDNWLPLLEQNKTARSDNVSTASTKASDKKNAASEQIILSDQAIANLGLQVKSIQPETYWKTLQVPGMVVDRPGRSDRGIVSPVDGVVDKMNYFPGDTVHPGDVLYTIRILSESLQQTQSKLFKDTQDIKLAEAKKKRLESSGGAVPGARIIEVASEITRLKVAIKGYRQELLSRSFTQNQLNEVAAGNFVKELNILVPSQASESKPLGTSVVLQATGEEVKLDSPPPLKFRNAK
- a CDS encoding efflux RND transporter periplasmic adaptor subunit, which encodes MLCLLANHQLLAIEGRAFRDETQLLEQSVKAGWPVEVDFQENAIADWPPVNQTFWIQYLANVIDPINRTFAFRMALENQSRVVKQDGMTQILWRFRPGHKVRILIRVEKLENVFVLPTDAVARDGAEAFVFTQNVNTFQRKAVRVLERDRRYTVIANDGSLMPGSFVVQSSAEQLNRMLKSSSGDDLPEGYHIHADGSLHKNEDEGN